The following proteins come from a genomic window of Rutidosis leptorrhynchoides isolate AG116_Rl617_1_P2 chromosome 10, CSIRO_AGI_Rlap_v1, whole genome shotgun sequence:
- the LOC139872449 gene encoding phosphoenolpyruvate carboxylase 4-like — translation MTDITDDIAEEISIQSYDDDLRLLFSLLHDVLQREVGPNIMEKIEHTRTLSQSACLIRSAGIEGTAEVLEKQLATELSKMTLEEALKLARAFSHFLSLMGIAETHHRSRKSKNVAQASKSCDDTFNQLIQSGLSADELYDTVCNQLVEIVLTAHPTQINRRTLQYKHIRISHLLEVNDRKDLTQEDQDTLIEDLVREITSIWQTDELRRHKPTPVDEARAGLNYVEQSLWKAIPHYLRRVSNALKKHTGRPLPLTCTPIRFGSWMGGDRDGNPNVTAKITKDVSLLSRWMAIDLYIREVDNLRFELSMNQCSNGLSSLAYDIMNKENSEEDRHMSWSHSPKNQSLYVHGLPTQLPAEADVPSCTEYNEVASHYPRLDVPGSEYKPLKSTDEKVCSGKIDLKVTVNGNQSNATTSQPSTPKSGSFSPSQLSQKKLFAESQVGKSSFRKLLEPSMPQKSGFSPYRIVLGDVKEKLMNSRRRLEQLLEGLPCDQDPGDYYDSPDQLLQPLMLCYESLQSCGSGILADGRLADLIRRVSVFGMVLMKLDLRQESGRHSETLDAITNYLDMGTYSDWDEQKRLEFLERELKGKRPLVPPTIEVSAEVQEVLDTFRISAELGSDSLGAYVISMASNASDVLAVELLQKDARFAVAGEQGRSCRGGILRVVPLFETVKDLRAAGSVIRKLLSIDWYRDHIIKNHSGHQEVMVGYSDSGKDAGRFAAAWELYKAQEDVVAACKEYGIKVTLFHGRGGSIGRGGGPTHLAIQSQPPGSVMGTLRSTEQGEMVQAKFGLPGMAVRQLEIYTTAVLLATLRPPKPPRDENWRNLMEQISDLSRQSYRSTVYDNPEFITYFQEATPQAELGHLNIGSRPTRRKSSVGIGDLRAIPWIFAWTQTRFVLPAWLGVGAGLKGVCERGHTEELKAAYKEWPFFQSTLDLIEMVLGKADIPIVKHYDEVLVHECRRGLGDELRKELLSTEKYVLVVTGHEKLSENNKSLRKLIESRLPYLNPLNMLQVEILKRLRCDTENHKLRDALLITINGIAAGMRNTG, via the exons ATGACGGACATAACGGACGATATAGCTGAAGAAATTTCAATTCAAAGTTACGACGATGATCTCCGTCTTCTTTTTAGCCTTCTTCACGACGTCCTTCAACGTGAAGTAGGTCCTAATATCATGGAGAAAATCGAGCACACTCGTACTCTCTCTCAG AGTGCATGTCTTATAAGATCTGCTGGGATCGAGGGCACTGCAGAGGTTCTGGAGAAACAATTGGCAACTGAGTTATCGAAAATGACACTAGAGGAAGCCCTGAAGCTCGCTAGAGCCTTTAGTCATTTTCTCAGCTTAATGGGTATTGCTGAAACTCATCACAG GTCTCGTAAGTCAAAAAATGTGGCACAAGCCTCAAAATCTTGTGATGATACTTTCAATCAACTGATTCAGAGTGGGCTATCTGCGGATGAGTTGTATGATACTGTATGCAACCAG TTGGTTGAGATCGTTCTCACTGCACATCCCACACAGATTAACAGACGTACACTtcaatataagcatattagaatttCT CATCTGTTAGAAGTTAATGACCGCAAGGATCTTACACAGGAAGATCAAGATACTCTGATAGAAGATCTG GTTAGAGAGATAACTTCCATATGGCAGACAGATGAACTCAGACGCCACAAGCCTACACCTGTAGACGAGGCTAGAGCTG GATTAAACTATGTTGAGCAGTCTCTTTGGAAAGCCATACCTCATTACTTACGTCGTGTCAGCAATGCTTTAAAGAAG CATACTGGAAGGCCACTTCCTTTAACATGCACACCAATAAGATTTGGATCCTGGATGGGTGGTGATAGAGATGGAAATCCTAATGTCACTGCAAAG ATCACAAAGGATGTATCTCTTCTTTCAAGATGGATGGCGATTGATCTTTACATACGGGAAGTTGACAACCTCAGATTCGAACTTTCTATGAACCAATGTAGCAATGGCCTGTCAAGTCTGGCATACGATATCATGAATAAAG aaaattctgaaGAGGATCGGCACATGAGTTGGAGCCATTCCCCAAAGAATCAAAGCCTGTATGTTCATGGTCTACCTACACAACTTCCTGCTGAAGCTGATGTACCCTCTTGTACAG AATATAACGAAGTGGCGTCTCATTATCCTCGACTAGATGTTCCTGGTTCAGAGTACAAACCTCTGAAAAGCACG GATGAGAAAGTTTGTTCAGGCAAAATTGATCTGAAAGTAACTGTGAACGGGAACCAGTCTAATGCAACCACTAGTCAACCATCTACACCAAAATCTGGATCTTTCAGTCCCAGTCAGCTTTCTCAAAAGAAACTATTTGCAGAAAGCCAAGTCGGAAAATCCAGCTTCCGGAAGCTTCTAGAACCAAGCATGCCTCAGAAATCAGGGTTTTCTCCTTACAGAATTGTCCTTGGGGATGTAAAAGAAAAG CTTATGAACAGTCGTAGGAGGTTAGAGCAGCTTCTTGAAGGTCTTCCATGTGACCAGGATCCCGGTGATTATTATGACTCACCAGATCAGCTATTGCAACCACTCATGCTGTGCTACGAATCTTTG CAATCGTGTGGGTCGGGGATTTTAGCTGACGGACGGCTCGCTGACCTAATAAGAAGAGTTTCTGTCTTTGGGATGGTACTGATGAAGCTTGACCTTCGCCAG GAATCTGGTAGACATTCAGAGACTCTTGATGCAATTACCAATTATCTTGATATGGGCACATACAGTGATTGGGATGAACAGAAGAGACttgagtttctagagagagagctAAAAGGAAAGAGACCTCTCGTTCCACCAACTATCGAG GTTTCTGCTGAAGTTCAAGAAGTCCTGGACACCTTCCGCATTTCTGCTGAGTTGGGTAGTGATTCTTTAGGCGCATATGTGATTTCCATGGCCTCAAAT GCAAGTGATGTCCTAGCTGTGGAGCTTCTGCAAAAAGATGCCCGTTTCGCTGTTGCAGGGGAACAAGGAAGATCATGTCGTGGTGGAAT ATTGCGGGTCGTACCTCTTTTTGAAACTGTGAAGGATCTGAGAGCAGCTGGTTCAGTCATACGAAAATTATTATCAATTGATTGGTACAGAGACCACATCATAAAGAATCATAGTGGACACCAAGAG GTAATGGTCGGGTACTCTGATTCGGGTAAAGATGCTGGGCGTTTTGCAGCTGCATGGGAACTGTACAAAGCTCAAGAGGATGTTGTAGCTGCATGCAAAGAGTATGGAATCAAGGTTACTTTGTTCCACGGCCGCGGTGGAAGCATTGGCCGTGGCGGTGGTCCCACACATCTTGCTATTCAATCCCAGCCCCCTGGTTCTGTCATG GGTACACTTCGATCAACTGAACAAGGAGAAATGGTGCAGGCCAAGTTCGGGTTGCCAGGGATGGCTGTCCGGCAGCTAGAGATCTACACAACAGCTGTACTACTCGCTACCCTGCGTCCCCCAAAACCACCAAGGGATGAAAACTGGAGGAACTTAATGGAACAGATCTCAGATCTGAGTCGACAAAGCTATCGAAGCACCGTTTACGATAACCCGGAATTCATTACATACTTTCAAGAAGCTACACCACAAGCCGAGCTCGGTCATCTAAACATCGGTAGTCGTCCGACAAGACGAAAATCATCAGTAGGAATCGGTGATCTGCGGGCCATCCCATGGATATTTGCATGGACACAAACACGATTCGTTCTTCCAGCCTGGCTTGGTGTTGGAGCCGGGTTAAAAGGTGTTTGTGAAAGGGGTCATACTGAAGAATTAAAAGCAGCTTACAAAGAATGGCCTTTTTTCCAATCTACATTGGACCTTATTGAAATGGTACTGGGAAAAGCAGATATTCCTATTGTTAAACACTACGACGAAGTGCTGGTTCACGAGTGTAGGAGAGGTCTTGGTGATGAGCTTCGAAAGGAGCTTTTGTCAACTGAGAAATACGTTTTGGTGGTAACGGGACACGAGAAGCTGTCTGAGAATAATAAGAGTCTGAGGAAGTTGATTGAAAGCCGTCTTCCTTATCTCAATCCTCTTAACATGTTGCAGGTTGAAATATTGAAGAGGCTGAGATGCGATACCGAGAATCATAAACTTCGAGATGCATTGCTTATTACTATCAATGGCATTGCAGCTGGGATGAGGAACACCGGTTAA
- the LOC139872450 gene encoding isoprenylcysteine alpha-carbonyl methylesterase ICME-like, translating to MHKSISKATRVYISNMKSHILPISISNPFLPNQSSSNSIMPISAVSQAAAGSMLMNSDHFNDTGDLGSNSLIEDDKKFETSPFMDNNNRVSSYDDSVLMSTSIFNHKGRRRVVSDPNLSELRGGRRRYFWTGRVDGGKTLITRAGSKVVALIGSGYRLITGFISLQCYAILIMPGVLQVAYYYYFSSQIRRDIVFGDQPRNKLDIFLPKNDVPKPVIAFITGGAWVIGYKAWGSLLGRHLSEAGIIVACIDYRNYPKATMSEMVQDASRGISFVCNNISEYGGDPNRIYLMGQSAGAHIAACALVEQAIKESVPTQSTSWSVSQIKAYLGLSGGYNMFKLADHLTTRGPYKSLFFSIMEGEQSMSKFSPEITVQDPHNKNAVSLLPPVILFHGTADYSIPTDCSKTFVDALQRVGVKAELMLYEGKTHTDVFVQDPMRGEDKLFDDLVKIIHAGDEEALAKLAKAPPRRRLVPEFMLKLAARISPF from the exons ATGCATAAATCAATCAGTAAAGCAACACGCGTATACATATCAAACATGAAATCACATATCCTTCCTATATCAATCTCTAACCCCTTTCTCCCAAATCAATCATCATCGAATTCAATCATGCCAATTTCAGCTGTATCACAAGCTGCAGCTGGCTCAATGTTGATGAATTCAGATCATTTTAATGATACCGGTGATCTGGGTAGCAATTCTTTGATTGAAGATGATAAAAAGTTTGAAACTTCACCGTTTATGGATAATAATAATAGGGTTTCAAGTTATGATGATAGTGTGTTGATGTCAACTTCAATTTTTAATCATAAAGGACGGCGTCGTGTTGTTAGTGATCCCAATCTTTCTGAGCTTCGTGGTGGCCGTCGCCGGTATTTTTGGACGGGTCGGGTTGATGGTGGTAAGACACTGATTACCCGGGCCGGGTCAAAAGTGGTGGCTTTAATTGG GTCAGGCTATAGATTGATCACTGGATTTATTTCCCTGCAGTGTTATGCGATCCTAATTATGCCAGGTGTACTTCAAG TTGCTTATTACTATTATTTCTCAAGTCAGATACGTCGAGATATTGTTTTTGGTGATCAACCAAGGAATAA ACTTGATATATTTTTACCTAAAAATGACGTTCCAAAGCCTGTGATTGCTTTCATCACTGGAGGAGCCTGGGTAATAGg GTATAAAGCTTGGGGTTCGCTTTTAGGACGTCACTTATCAGAGGCAGGCATCATAGTGGCATGTATAGATTACAG AAATTATCCGAAGGCTACGATGAGTGAAATGGTTCAAGATGCTTCACGAGGTATCTCGTTTGTGTGTAACAATATATCTGAATATGGTGGTGATCCTAACAG GATTTATCTAATGGGACAGTCAGCTGGTGCACACATTGCTGCTTGTGCCCTTGTTGAGCAGGCAATTAAAGAGTCCGTACCAACACAAAGTACTTCATGGAGCGTTTCCCAGATAAAAGCTTATTTAGGTTTATCAGGAGG ATATAATATGTTTAAACTAGCAGATCATTTGACAACAAGAGGCCCATACAAGTCACTTTTTTTTAG CATAATGGAAGGGGAGCAATCTATGAGTAAATTTTCACCCGAGATTACGGTTCAAGACCCACACAATAAGAATGCTGTTTCTCTTCTACCCCCGGTTATCTTATTTCATGGAACAGCAGATTATTCCATCCCTACAGACTGCAg TAAAACATTTGTGGACGCTCTTCAAAGAGTAGGAGTGAAAGCAGAGTTGATGTTATACGAGGGGAAAACTCACACAGATGTGTTTGTTCAG GATCCAATGAGAGGCGAGGATAAATTGTTTGATGATTTAGTTAAAATTATTCATGCTGGAGATGAAGAAGCTCTTGCGAAACTAGCAAAAGCACCTCCAAGACGCCGACTTGTACCTGAATTCATGCTAAAGTTGGCTGCGAGAATCAGTCCATTTTAA